Part of the Coregonus clupeaformis isolate EN_2021a chromosome 31, ASM2061545v1, whole genome shotgun sequence genome, ATGGCGTCTCAAGAGGTACCAACTGTAATATTGCCACTCTTTTCAAGCGaaggtattttaagggagtatgcgaacACAGGCGTTCACTTCACCTAGCCGAGTTCTGATAGGAGCAAACCGAACCTATGTATACGGACGCCTTTCGTGTGTAAACTCCAACTGATCTCTGAAATTTCTTGCATGGAGACACAGCTAAGAACAGTTACCTGACATAAGGTCAAGAGAGATAGCTGAGCTTTCAGCTGGGGAGTAAACCAAGGCAAACCTGGAAGGCCTTAAGAGCAAAACTGGGAAAATAAGCACTTTTACACAATATAATTATTTTAGCATAGTAATCTTTTTCATTGTAAGGTACCTTTTTGTACGTTCAACGACCAGCATGTGAATACCACGGCCAATATAAGGCTGAAAATCAACAAACAGATATGTAAACAGATGTTATGGGTTACAACAACCAAATGGAGGTAAGGTGTGTGTCAGTGCTCTGATGCGCGATTCCAGTCCTATTAGGGGGCAGTCTCAGAGCATCTTCTCTAGGATTTCCTGGATCGGTTCCTGTGCGTTCCTCAGTCCATCCTTCCACTCCTGGGGTACAGATCCACCCGTGTACCCTGCCCTCGCCCCCAGCAGAGCCCCCAACGCAGAACCCCTGTTGCAGTTCTCTCCTGAacgacaacacacacatacacactttagACTGACagttcccaaaacacacacaccttaaaACAGATTAATTGGCACCACATGCAAACAAACAAACTTACCGCCACAGTTGGTGTTTGCCAGGATCCCTCCATGAGGGTCGCTGTGAAACTCGTGTGCTAGGTAGAACATACTACTGAGGGCACCTATaaaggacacacaaacacacttctaTTAGACTCAGTGGACACTTGCATCACATACTTAAACATAACTAAATCACACTGCTGTGGATAGGTAGACAATGAGTAGAGAAAGACACCTCGGGTGTAGCAGGCCATGCCAAGCATTTCCACAGCATTCTGGTGAACCTTGAGCCTCTCCGCAGAAGAGGCTGGAAACCTGGCTGCTTTCTGTATGTAGGGCTTGCAGGTGTCCCATGCGTCCAGCTCAGGTGACTTGAGGGCGGCCTTAGCTTGCTGCTTCAGACACGCCCCGTTCAGAGTGGCATGGAGGGCTCGGGCGTACAGCGTCACATACTTCTCCACcttggggtgggggtgggtgaGCCGGACAAACTCTACCGCTGCAGACACCTGGGAGAGAAAGGACAgtaaaagagagggggagagagagtgggtgagttTCATTGGGAAAATCAATTTCTTGTGTTCTcttctcgcctccttctcaaaacccattggatgagaaggtcaaaGGTccttcccctctgaccttctcatccaatgggttttgagatgAGGCGAGGAGAGAAGACACAAGGGAtgaaggaaatgcaattgagattctcctaTTCAAATGTTCCAAAAAGAGGTGGGTGCAACACTTGCAGCTTGGTCTTCATTGGCTGTGGCTGAAAGAAGGACAAAGGGGATAGCCATGGGGATGCAGCCAATAGCGTCTAGCTGGCTGTCGGGGACTGACACGTTCATCTTCTGCTGGTAGCGCTGCTCTGCAAACTCCAACACCTGGAACACATAGACAAGACATAACAACACCTGGAACAcatagacaagacatgacaacaCCTGGAACAcatagacaagacatgacaaaaCCTGGAACAcatagacaagacatgacaaaaCCTGGAACAcatagacaagacatgacaaaaCCTGGAACAcatagacaagacatgacaaaaCCTGGAACAcatagacaagacatgacaacaCCTGGAACACATAGACAAGACATGACCACACCTGGAACACATAGACAAGACATAGACAAGACATGACATAACACCTGGAAcaaagacaagacatgacacctGGAATGATAGACAAGACATAAACAACACCTGGAACACATAGACAAGACATAAACAACACCTGGAACACATAGACAAGACATAAACAACACCTGGAACACATAGACAAGACATAAACAACACCTGGAACACATAGACAAGACATAGA contains:
- the LOC121547802 gene encoding uncharacterized protein LOC121547802, with translation MTQVRRSVGEALWGMCAADAMSMPVHWYYNIDDIKRDFGGWITGFNAPKNKHPSSILTLSNSAGSGRTAWSSGDNRPHVVGNVILHNKLKFWKASGGSVHYHQGLQAGESTLNAICSLRVAQALTGGMFASVTESAARGAVLADYIHFMTTPGTHGDTYAESFHRAFFSDWQDPRPTSSSKVLEFAEQRYQQKMNVSVPDSQLDAIGCIPMAIPFVLLSATANEDQAVSAAVEFVRLTHPHPKVEKYVTLYARALHATLNGACLKQQAKAALKSPELDAWDTCKPYIQKAARFPASSAERLKVHQNAVEMLGMACYTRGALSSMFYLAHEFHSDPHGGILANTNCGGENCNRGSALGALLGARAGYTGGSVPQEWKDGLRNAQEPIQEILEKML